One Camelina sativa cultivar DH55 chromosome 3, Cs, whole genome shotgun sequence genomic window carries:
- the LOC104772785 gene encoding LRR receptor-like serine/threonine-protein kinase GSO1 produces the protein MALHLSLSLIFRIYAILLLLINVSFAKTLKRDVKALNEIKRLVGWRVVYSWVGDDPCGDKHLPPWSGVTCSTVGNYRVVVKLEVFSVSIVGKFPTAVTRLLDLTVLDLHNNKLTGPVPSEIGRLKHLKTLNLRWNKLQHALPPEIGGLKSLTYLYLSFNNFKGDIPKELANLHELQDLHLQENHFTGRIPAELGTLQKLRHLDVGSNQLVGSISDLLRIQGCFPALRNLFLNNNYFTGELPNKLANLTNLEMYLSFNKLTGAIPSALANIPRLTNLHLDHNLFSGSIPEAFYKHPNLKDMSIEGNAFKTDAKAIGTHKVLKLSDTDILV, from the exons ATGGCTCTGCATTTGAGTTTGTCTCTGATCTTCCGGATTTACGCTATTTTGTTGCTACTGATCAATGTCTCCTTCGCTAAAACACTTAAACGAGACG TGAAAGCGTTGAATGAGATAAAGAGGTTAGTTGGGTGGAGAGTGGTGTACTCTTGGGTTGGAGATGATCCTTGTGGAGATAAACATTTGCCTCCTTGGTCTGGAGTCACTTGTTCCACTGTTGGCAATTACCGTGTCGTCGTCAAGCT AGAAGTGTTTTCAGTGTCGATAGTTGGGAAATTCCCAACGGCTGTAACGAGGCTCCTCGATCTCACTGTTCT GGATCTGCACAACAACAAATTGACAGGACCTGTTCCTTCAGAAATTGGGCGCCTTAAGCATCTTAAGACACT GAATTTGAGGTGGAATAAACTTCAACATGCTCTGCCTCCTGAAATTGGTGGATTGAAGAGTCTTACGTATCT GTACCTGAGCTTTAACAACTTCAAAGGAGACATCCCCAAAGAGCTTGCAAATCTCCATGAGCTCCAAGACCTACATCTTCAGGAGAATCATTTTACTGGGCGGATCCCGGCGGAGTTGGGAACATTACAAAAACTTCGCCACTT GGATGTTGGTAGCAATCAATTAGTGGGGAGTATAAGCGATCTTTTACGCATACAAGGATGCTTTCCCGCTCTTAGAAACCT GTTTCTAAACAATAATTACTTCACTGGTGAACTCCCAAACAAGCTTGCAAATCTAACAAACCTGGAGAT GTACTTGTCTTTCAACAAACTGACTGGAGCAATACCTTCTGCACTAGCCAATATACCAAGACTAACTAACTT GCACTTGGACCACAATCTATTTAGTGGGAGTATCCCTGAAGCCTTCTACAAGCATCCGAATCTAAAAGATAT GTCCATAGAAGGGAACGCATTCAAAACAGACGCGAAGGCGATTGGTACACATAAAGTCCTCAAACTTTCTGACACAGACATCCTTGTTTAG
- the LOC104772777 gene encoding hepatoma-derived growth factor-related protein 2-like, with product MDTLIKQTRRRHPASQEKNREPINILINFTLVLFIFCVLVDKRKPSHWLQRQFSRQMSGQSYDPIGDMDHAAAVAATAYAISTFEETWLESYHNGLERGPSLSRSRSRSEDKFPSEEPRSLSRRFSGQLSFRDSETKDQKHPTPKSPVRKSSSVKKTFSINLREDHTKQNEDSGEKHDGQRKPVSEPPRIQPPVRIRSERRAPPPPPPPPFLSPPPLRLPPREMKRQSSGHASRKDDSTADAWEKAELAKIKARYEKLNRKIDLWEAKKRDKARRKLDISEQSEQEQKRKRGLQRFREDTEYIEQIAAGARAQAEKERQSKEFKVKEKAGVIRSTGELPGKACCF from the exons ATGGATACCTTGATCAAGCAGACAAG GAGGAGACATCCAGCTTCCcaggaaaaaaatagagag CCTAtcaatattttgattaatttcacATTAGTGCTGTTCATATTCTGTGTTTTGGTAGATAAGAGGAAGCCCTCACACTGGTTACAGAGGCAGTTCTCGAGGCAAATGAGTGGCCAAAGTTATGACCCGATCGGCGACATGGATCACGCAGCTGCAGTTGCAGCCACTGCTTATGCCATAAGCACTTTTGAAGAAACTTGGCTAGAGAGTTATCAT aatggCCTTGAACGTGGACCTTCTTTGTCAAGGAGCAGGAGCAGAAGCGAAGATAAGTTTCCTTCAGAGGAACCAAGAAGCTTATCAAGAAGATTCTCAG GACAACTTTCGTTTAGAGATTCAGAGACGAAAGATCAAAAACATCCAACGCCAAAGTCACCAGTGAGAAAGTCATCGTCGGTCAAAAAGACATTCTCCATAAACTTGAGAGAAGACCACACCAAACAGAATGAAGATTCAGGTGAAAAACATGATGGACAAAGAAAACCAGTTTCTGAACCGCCACGGATACAACCACCGGTCAGGATACGATCAGAACGTCGTGctccaccaccgcctcctcctcctccttttcTATCACCTCCGCCTCTGCGGCTTCCACCTAGGGAAATGAAAAGGCAGAGTTCTGGGCATGCCAGTCGAAAAGATGATTCTACAGCTGATGCTTGGGAAAAAGCTGAACTAGCTAAGATCAAAGCAAG GTATGAGAAGTTAAACAGAAAGATCGATTTGTGGGAAGCTAAGAAGAGGGACAAAGCTCGAAGGAAGCTGGACATATCTGAG CAGAGCGAACAAGaacagaagaggaagagaggttTGCAGAGATTTAGAGAAGACACGGAGTACATCGAACAGATAGCTGCTGGAGCCAGAGCTCAGgcggagaaagagagacagagcaAAGAATTCAAGGTGAAGGAGAAAGCCGGGGTTATCCGTAGTACCGGTGAACTCCCTGGAAAGGCATGCTGTTTCTGA
- the LOC104772791 gene encoding nodulin-related protein 1-like has protein sequence MNFISEQVKKHSSSKPEEPEHNKPAAAEGTETATRPASNAELMASAKVVAEAAQAAARNESDKLDKGKVAGASADILDAAEKYGKFDETTSTGQYLDKAEKYLNDYESSHTTGTGAGVPPPTTTQAEPVSQTEPAAKKDGEESGGGLGGFAKTAQGFMK, from the coding sequence atgaatttcatCTCCGAGCAAGTTAAGAAACACTCAAGCTCGAAACCAGAGGAGCCAGAACACAACAAGCCTGCTGCAGCCGAAGGAACAGAAACAGCCACAAGACCAGCTTCCAACGCCGAGCTCATGGCGAGTGCCAAGGTCGTAGCCGAAGCTGCTCAAGCCGCAGCCCGTAACGAATCAGACAAACTTGACAAAGGTAAAGTCGCCGGAGCCTCCGCTGATATCTTAGACGCTGCCGAGAAATACGGTAAGTTCGATGAAACGACTAGCACTGGTCAGTACCTCGACAAGGCAGAGAAGTATCTCAACGACTACGAGTCGTCACACACCACCGGTACCGGCGCTGGTGTTCCTCCTCCGACGACGACTCAGGCTGAGCCAGTAAGTCAGACTGAGCCGGCGGCTAAGAAAGACGGTGAAGAGTCTGGTGGTGGGCTTGGAGGTTTTGCCAAGACGGCTCAAGGTTTCATGAAGTGA